A genomic stretch from Malus domestica chromosome 15, GDT2T_hap1 includes:
- the LOC103411973 gene encoding peroxidase 17-like: protein MHMMQPTSLKSTPPPTQLNQLPTCLQSLVTREFSMALLFSLFILLIITGATAQLRPGYYSGTCPKAESIVQDVMKAALIREPRSLASVMRLQFHDCFVNGCDASLLLDDTPTMLGEKLALANINSLRSYEVVDEAKEALEKVCPGVVSCADIIIMASRDAVALTGGPCWEVKLGRLDSLTASQEASDNIMPSPRSNATFLIDLFAKFNLSVKDLVALSGSHSIGKARCFSIMFRLYNQSGSGRPDPAIEPKFRQKLDKLCPLDVDQNVTGDLDATPVGFDNQYFKDLVAGRGFLNSDQTLFTFPETRGFVKQFNIDEGEFFKAFVDGMIKMGDLKVDQPGEVRKNCRVVNSHSSNFPNEF, encoded by the exons ATGCATATGATGCAGCCCACGAGTTTAAAAAGCACCCCACCCCCCACACAACTGAACCAATTACCCACCTGCCTCCAGTCACTAGTGACTCGAGAATTCTCAATGGCTCTTCTCTTTTCACTCTTCATCCTACTCATAATAACCGGGGCCACAGCGCAACTCCGCCCTGGTTATTACTCGGGAACCTGCCCGAAAGCCGAATCCATTGTCCAAGATGTCATGAAGGCAGCTCTGATTCGAGAGCCACGGAGCCTTGCCTCGGTCATGCGCTTACAGTTCCATGATTGTTTTGTCAAT GGTTGTGATGCTTCATTGTTGCTTGACGACACACCAACCATGCTAGGAGAAAAACTAGCCCTTGCAAACATTAATTCACTGAGATCTTACGAAGTTGTTGACGAAGCGAAAGAAGCCTTGGAGAAGGTGTGCCCGGGAGTTGTTTCTTGCGCAGACATTATAATCATGGCATCTAGAGATGCTGTTGCTCTG ACAGGGGGGCCTTGTTGGGAAGTGAAGTTAGGAAGGTTGGATAGCTTAACAGCAAGCCAAGAAGCCTCAGACAACATTATGCCAAGTCCAAGATCCAATGCGACATTCCTCATTGACCTGTTTgccaaatttaatctctctgtTAAAGACCTCGTTGCGCTTTCGGGTTCACACTCCATCGGCAAAGCTCGGTGCTTTTCCATCATGTTTCGGCTGTACAACCAATCTGGCAGTGGCCGGCCAGACCCTGCCATTGAACCAAAGTTTAGACAAAAGCTAGACAAGCTTTGCCCACTAGACGTGGACCAAAACGTTACAGGTGACCTAGATGCTACGCCTGTAGGCTTTGATAACCAGTACTTCAAGGACTTGGTTGCCGGGAGAGGTTTTCTCAACTCAGATCAAACGCTTTTCACCTTTCCGGAAACGAGGGGATTTGTGAAGCAGTTCAACATTGATGAAGGAGAATTTTTCAAGGCATTTGTGGATGGGATGATAAAGATGGGTGACTTGAAGGTGGATCAGCCTGGGGAAGTAAGAAAGAATTGCAGGGTGGTTAATAGTCATTCTTCTAATTTTCCCAATGAATTCTAG